One segment of Etheostoma cragini isolate CJK2018 chromosome 23, CSU_Ecrag_1.0, whole genome shotgun sequence DNA contains the following:
- the LOC117939048 gene encoding uncharacterized protein LOC117939048 yields the protein MLTCKVDGSVCRLWSTSLLLVLLVVLVRDLSGADLPESQPVPCNISVSDPVLDLDSISLTVTTPGGNCSFTVTSPDAGTDGAECSPRRNEGKEEIETSDIRGEEEAKEEMGSTQLGEEDGGNKELGGVFTCTLEHLEPGTVYLLQIQSQRDEETANITLHTRKSSLSPDLYCTTQYTRPVTRHSWGAWLMVYGVTGGETVLSP from the exons ATGCTGACATGTAAAGTTGACGGTTCTGTCTGCCGCCTGTGGTCCACCTcgctgctgctggtgctgctggtggTCCTGGTCCGG GATCTGAGCGGTGCAGATCTCCCAGAGTCCCAGCCCGTCCCCTGTAACATCTCGGTTTCTGACCCCGTATTGGACCTGGACTCCATCTCGCTGACCGTGACCACGCCCGGGGGGAACTGCTCCTTCACCGTGACGTCTCCAGACGCCGGAACAGACGGCGCCGAGTGTTCGCCGAGAAGAAAcgaaggaaaggaggagataGAGACCAGTGAcatcagaggagaggaggaggcgaAGGAGGAGATGGGAAGTACCCAGCTAGGAGAGGAGGACGGAGGAAACAAGGAGCTAGGAGGCGTCTTCACCTGCACGCTGGAGCATCTGGAGCCAGGAACCGTGTACCTGCTGCAGATCCAGTCCCAGAGAGACGAGGAGACGGCAAACATCACCCTGCACACCCGTAAGTCCTCGCTCAGTCCAGACCTGTATTGCACGACACAGTACACTCGGCCGGTGACTCGTCATAGCTGGGGGGCGTGGCTTATGGTGTATGGAGTCACCGGGGGTGAAACGGTTCTTTCCCCCTGA